The following are from one region of the Leptolyngbya iicbica LK genome:
- a CDS encoding class I SAM-dependent methyltransferase translates to MAAAETPTSAVTNNPWNANEPVSYDGIWLGCDTCVKHIQRKVSGDENIHWLTYAVEKYFGGAIGQSPTEQDRAEYRCLILGANEGHVERELCKHGFIGEIVASDIADKALARAAEKSQALGYENITYIVADLNQDLTDIPGTFDFIIFEGVLHHIVNIEQCLQRLQSKLRPAGLMLGVEFHGAFRFQLPEHQVRWINAALATLPKSLRPFTRDEFGTHPASPQENMRVHYVTPTAESIEQSDPSEAICGFRLKQLFTEHFDVLEQKGFGGVLLSYMTGHFDFKRANEDAFANTWLKTLIQIEDTLIETGILEDEYVFWVLKKKD, encoded by the coding sequence TTGGCTGCTGCCGAAACGCCCACTTCTGCTGTTACAAACAACCCCTGGAATGCCAATGAACCCGTCAGTTATGACGGTATATGGTTAGGATGTGACACCTGCGTTAAACACATCCAACGCAAGGTTTCTGGGGATGAAAATATCCACTGGCTGACCTACGCCGTGGAAAAGTATTTCGGCGGCGCCATCGGACAATCGCCCACGGAACAAGACCGGGCTGAGTATCGTTGCCTAATCTTGGGAGCGAATGAAGGCCATGTCGAACGAGAGCTATGTAAGCATGGGTTCATCGGCGAAATTGTCGCTTCTGACATTGCGGATAAAGCCTTGGCCAGAGCCGCCGAAAAATCGCAAGCATTAGGCTACGAAAACATTACATATATAGTTGCCGATTTAAATCAAGACCTCACCGATATTCCAGGCACGTTTGACTTCATCATCTTTGAGGGCGTTTTACACCACATTGTCAACATCGAGCAGTGCTTACAACGTCTCCAAAGCAAGTTGCGACCAGCAGGATTAATGTTGGGTGTGGAATTCCATGGCGCTTTCCGCTTTCAACTCCCTGAGCATCAGGTCAGGTGGATTAACGCGGCGCTGGCAACTCTACCCAAATCTTTGCGACCCTTTACCCGTGACGAATTTGGCACTCACCCAGCATCACCTCAAGAAAATATGCGGGTTCACTATGTCACGCCCACCGCAGAATCTATTGAGCAATCAGATCCCTCTGAAGCCATCTGTGGTTTCCGACTTAAACAACTGTTTACCGAGCATTTTGACGTATTAGAACAAAAAGGCTTTGGGGGCGTCTTGCTGTCTTACATGACAGGGCATTTTGACTTTAAGCGAGCCAATGAAGATGCCTTTGCCAATACCTGGCTCAAAACCCTCATACAAATTGAAGACACATTAATTGAAACCGGGATTTTGGAAGACGAGTACGTTTTCTGGGTTCTCAAAAAGAAGGATTAG
- a CDS encoding allophanate hydrolase-related protein, whose protein sequence is MTETLKLAVNGTLMRGLALNPNLLNVGATFDCETQTEPAYRLWTIDDQYPAMIRVAEGGAAIAVEIWQVPLAGLGIVLGQEPPGLAIGKVKLATGETVLGVIGEPLTVKDKPEITQFGGWRAYQASLKQ, encoded by the coding sequence ATGACGGAAACTCTGAAACTCGCTGTAAATGGCACCCTGATGCGTGGTCTCGCGCTTAATCCGAACCTCTTGAACGTCGGGGCCACGTTTGATTGCGAGACCCAGACCGAACCTGCTTATCGCCTCTGGACCATTGATGATCAATATCCAGCCATGATTCGCGTGGCGGAAGGGGGAGCCGCGATCGCAGTAGAAATTTGGCAAGTACCCCTGGCGGGTCTCGGCATTGTATTGGGCCAAGAACCCCCTGGATTAGCGATCGGCAAAGTCAAACTCGCAACGGGGGAAACCGTGCTAGGCGTCATTGGCGAACCGCTCACCGTCAAAGACAAACCCGAAATCACGCAATTCGGCGGCTGGCGCGCTTACCAAGCCAGCTTAAAGCAGTAG
- a CDS encoding dihydrolipoyl dehydrogenase family protein, with translation MAVEYDLVIIGGGSAGLVAASAGAQLNAKVALVEKEPRLGGDCLHYGCVPSKSLIHAARVAHEVRQAATYGIDASIHDIHIRKALGHVHRVIDTIQVHDSTERFESLGVEVIYGEGQFRDRQTFEVNGRQLKARTYLIATGGRPGLPPITGLKEAGYLTNVNVFSIEQRPQSLAVIGAGPIGCELGQAFARLGSQVTMIASRDHILPQEEPEAARVVQAQMESEGIQILTETRAKEVLVKNGQKVIVTNTGDRVTVDEILVAAGRVPNVESLNLQAAGVDVGKEGIVVNAKLQTSNPKIYAAGDVIGGYQFTHVAGYEGAVAMQNALILPTKKADYRVIPWATFTEPELARVGFTEEQARKRYGDDLMVLRHDFDHVDRALAEGAGIGFAKFITRKNGEILGAHMVGPAAGELIHEVVLAMSYKLKVGALKSIIHIYPTLAEINSKTALQLTKQTYAKNTRLQNLLRRFFDFRRSLGR, from the coding sequence ATGGCAGTTGAGTATGATCTGGTGATTATCGGGGGCGGGTCTGCTGGGTTAGTCGCTGCCAGTGCCGGGGCGCAGTTGAATGCCAAGGTGGCCCTGGTGGAAAAGGAGCCTCGCTTGGGGGGCGATTGTCTGCATTATGGCTGTGTGCCCAGCAAGTCACTGATTCATGCGGCACGGGTGGCCCACGAGGTTCGCCAGGCTGCTACCTATGGCATTGATGCCTCGATTCACGATATTCATATTCGCAAAGCGCTAGGGCATGTGCATCGGGTGATCGATACGATTCAAGTGCATGATTCCACCGAGCGGTTTGAGTCGTTGGGGGTGGAGGTGATTTATGGCGAAGGCCAATTTCGCGATCGCCAAACCTTTGAGGTGAATGGCCGCCAGCTCAAAGCACGGACTTATTTGATTGCGACTGGTGGGCGTCCCGGTCTGCCGCCCATTACGGGACTCAAAGAGGCGGGCTATTTAACGAACGTCAACGTGTTTAGCATTGAGCAGCGGCCACAGTCGCTGGCGGTCATTGGGGCTGGCCCCATTGGTTGCGAACTTGGGCAAGCCTTTGCGCGGTTGGGCAGTCAGGTCACGATGATTGCCAGTCGCGACCACATTTTGCCGCAAGAGGAGCCGGAAGCTGCGCGGGTCGTGCAAGCCCAGATGGAATCTGAGGGCATTCAGATTTTGACGGAGACTCGGGCCAAGGAAGTGCTGGTCAAGAATGGACAGAAGGTGATTGTGACGAATACGGGCGATCGCGTCACCGTTGACGAAATCCTGGTGGCGGCGGGGCGCGTGCCCAATGTTGAATCGCTTAACCTGCAAGCTGCCGGAGTCGATGTGGGCAAAGAGGGCATTGTGGTGAATGCGAAACTGCAGACCAGCAATCCCAAAATTTATGCGGCTGGGGATGTGATTGGCGGCTATCAGTTTACCCATGTGGCGGGCTATGAAGGGGCGGTGGCGATGCAAAATGCGTTGATTTTGCCGACCAAGAAGGCCGATTATCGCGTGATTCCCTGGGCTACGTTTACCGAGCCGGAACTTGCGCGCGTCGGCTTCACCGAAGAGCAAGCGCGTAAACGCTATGGCGACGATTTGATGGTGTTGCGCCATGACTTTGACCATGTCGATCGCGCCTTGGCCGAAGGGGCTGGCATCGGCTTTGCCAAGTTCATCACCCGCAAAAACGGCGAAATTTTAGGCGCACATATGGTGGGGCCAGCGGCGGGGGAACTGATTCACGAAGTGGTGTTGGCGATGAGTTACAAACTCAAAGTCGGGGCGCTGAAATCCATCATTCACATTTATCCCACCCTGGCCGAAATCAACAGCAAAACGGCGCTACAGCTCACTAAGCAAACCTATGCCAAGAATACGCGGTTGCAAAATTTGCTGCGGCGATTTTTTGATTTTCGGCGATCGCTGGGCCGCTAA
- a CDS encoding DMT family transporter — MDRQRQGFLVSGRVYLIIAVLIFGAANAVTRQLTDLGAAHFVDGHNPVSACNVLFVGNVCALGLLGMLYHRQLRPGVLRQMAGRQWAILTLIAIVGGALVPMLIFTALSITAVNNVVLISQLSAPLALALSAVFLGARVNVAVALGAIVAFVGVALTVLLPTASPDSVETTMGLTIGKGDLLVLVAAVLQAIANLISKISLQTVPLGFFNVYRTLVGTVFFFVATIVLFEPSHFMDVTSPFLWQWMLLYSAVIVVGGQLAWFAGLKKSTASEISLATAFTPIAGVLAAYLILGEVPTVAQYVGGAVIVVGIVLNQIGVQQLNRATPLPKPPTPAAMNDKVLYKGV, encoded by the coding sequence ATGGACCGTCAACGTCAGGGTTTTCTGGTATCGGGGCGAGTCTATCTCATCATTGCTGTCTTGATTTTTGGGGCCGCCAACGCCGTGACGCGACAACTCACCGATCTAGGGGCCGCGCATTTTGTCGATGGTCATAATCCGGTCTCGGCTTGCAATGTCTTGTTTGTGGGGAATGTGTGTGCGTTAGGTTTGCTAGGGATGCTCTATCACCGGCAGTTACGGCCTGGGGTGTTGCGGCAGATGGCGGGTCGGCAGTGGGCGATTCTCACCCTGATTGCCATTGTGGGCGGGGCTTTGGTGCCCATGCTGATCTTTACGGCGCTCTCGATTACGGCGGTGAATAACGTGGTGCTGATCAGTCAGCTCAGTGCGCCTCTAGCCCTGGCGCTGTCGGCGGTTTTTCTTGGGGCGCGAGTCAATGTGGCGGTCGCGCTGGGGGCGATCGTGGCGTTTGTCGGGGTGGCGCTGACGGTATTGCTCCCCACCGCTAGCCCAGATTCTGTGGAGACGACGATGGGGCTCACGATTGGCAAAGGCGACCTCTTGGTGCTGGTGGCGGCGGTTTTGCAGGCGATCGCTAACCTGATTAGCAAAATTAGTCTCCAGACCGTGCCGCTCGGCTTTTTCAATGTTTATCGCACCCTGGTCGGCACCGTGTTCTTCTTCGTGGCGACCATCGTTCTGTTCGAGCCGAGCCATTTTATGGATGTGACGTCTCCCTTTTTGTGGCAATGGATGCTGCTGTACAGCGCGGTGATTGTGGTGGGCGGTCAACTAGCTTGGTTTGCGGGGCTCAAAAAGAGCACCGCGAGCGAAATTTCCCTGGCGACTGCGTTCACTCCCATCGCGGGCGTTTTGGCGGCGTATCTCATCTTGGGTGAGGTGCCGACCGTGGCGCAGTATGTGGGCGGCGCGGTCATTGTCGTCGGGATTGTGCTGAACCAAATCGGCGTGCAACAACTGAATCGCGCCACGCCATTGCCCAAGCCCCCGACGCCCGCAGCGATGAACGACAAAGTGCTCTACAAAGGGGTGTAG
- the gshB gene encoding glutathione synthase, whose amino-acid sequence MKFAFIIDPIHLLDPGHDTSVALMEAAQACGHEVWVTAAEWLGVEMGRAMARMQPVTLKPVTLGENRWLAERDWYSLGEMVYQPLENMDVVMMRTDPPVTIPYLYTTYVLDYVDPTKTLVMNSPQGLRAANEKMYALQFTQAIPETIVSRDKAVIAKTVERWGRAVLKPLGGKAGEGILFLEQGDRNLNSMIEISTQQGREPVMIQTYLPAAKDGDKRIILLDGDPIGAVNRIPTGNEFRGNMAVGGRVAQVEITERDREICDQLAPTLRRDGLMFVGIDIIGGYLTEVNVTSPTGIREIDRLDNVSLGKQVVAWIEKKLAQN is encoded by the coding sequence GTGAAATTTGCCTTCATCATTGATCCGATTCATTTGCTTGATCCGGGGCACGATACCAGCGTCGCCCTGATGGAAGCTGCCCAAGCCTGCGGTCATGAGGTGTGGGTGACGGCGGCTGAATGGCTCGGGGTCGAGATGGGGCGGGCGATGGCGCGGATGCAACCCGTTACCCTAAAGCCCGTCACCCTGGGCGAAAATCGTTGGCTGGCGGAACGAGACTGGTACAGTCTGGGCGAGATGGTTTACCAGCCGCTGGAAAACATGGATGTGGTGATGATGCGGACCGACCCGCCGGTGACCATTCCTTACCTCTACACCACCTATGTGCTGGACTATGTGGACCCGACGAAGACACTGGTGATGAACTCGCCTCAGGGATTGCGAGCCGCCAATGAGAAAATGTACGCGCTCCAATTCACCCAGGCGATTCCTGAAACCATTGTGAGTCGTGATAAAGCGGTGATTGCGAAAACGGTGGAACGCTGGGGACGCGCCGTGCTGAAACCTTTGGGGGGCAAAGCAGGCGAGGGCATTTTGTTCTTAGAACAGGGCGATCGCAACCTCAACTCGATGATCGAGATCAGCACCCAGCAGGGTCGCGAGCCGGTCATGATCCAGACTTACTTGCCCGCTGCCAAAGACGGCGATAAGCGCATCATTTTGCTAGATGGTGACCCCATTGGTGCGGTGAATCGCATTCCTACGGGCAACGAGTTTCGCGGCAATATGGCGGTCGGCGGACGGGTGGCCCAGGTCGAAATTACGGAACGCGATCGCGAAATCTGCGACCAACTCGCCCCCACCCTGCGCCGCGATGGCCTCATGTTTGTGGGCATCGATATCATCGGTGGCTATCTCACTGAGGTGAATGTCACGAGCCCCACCGGCATTCGCGAAATCGATCGCCTCGATAATGTCAGCCTGGGTAAGCAGGTGGTGGCATGGATCGAGAAAAAACTGGCCCAAAACTAG
- a CDS encoding Tex family protein, translating to MADLTQLLATELDLPARQIDAALALLNEGATVPFIARYRKERTGGMDEVQLRSLQERYAYLTELADRKQTILKSIADQGKLTKELEAKIRACTQKTELEDLYLPYKPKRRTRATIAKEKGLEPLADRLADHNRPDAPVLNLSQAAAEFVNPEAGVENTEDALKGAADILAEAVAERADLRAWVRDYLLKSGVFQSRIDDKIPAGSTKFELYRQYDNPVSKIAPHNLLALLRGQREDVLSLELAFDTDAVLRHLESSVIRTREPELRQFYQDLIQDAFARLMKTSLVNTVIAEKKAWADEESIQTFEANLRDLLLAPPAGMKPTIAIDPGFRTGCKVAVIDQTGQFLHYEAIFPHQVQAQREKAAATLAGLIQKYEVALIAIGNGTAGRETEAFVNEVLQPLSQKPTKVMVNEAGASVYSASEVAIAEFPNLDVTVRGAISIGRRLQDPLAELVKIDPKSIGVGQYQHDVDQKRLKQKLADTVESCVNYVGVDLNTASTELLTYVSGISATLANNIVQYRNENGAFRDRKALKKVPKLGPKAFEQAAGFLRIRGGDNPLDNTAVHPERYGIVAQILQDLQVNPKQLGTTQELQGLPLQQVNLKRYITDEVGEPTLRDILAELEKPGRDPRSQFVTAQFRDDIQTMADLQPGMSLEGVVTNVANFGAFVDIGVHQDGLVHISQLADRFVKDPKDIVKVGQVVTVRVMEVDEKLKRISLSMRSPDGDGSSQSRPSQKSGTAKPQSKKGRSGQGKSKAAPPNSTTTAAPTLQDLKAKFNKR from the coding sequence ATGGCCGATTTGACTCAACTGCTGGCAACCGAATTAGACCTTCCGGCTCGCCAGATTGATGCTGCCCTCGCCCTGTTGAACGAGGGGGCGACGGTGCCCTTCATTGCGCGGTACCGCAAGGAGCGCACCGGGGGGATGGATGAGGTGCAGTTGCGATCGCTGCAAGAGCGCTACGCCTACCTGACGGAACTCGCTGACCGGAAGCAAACCATCCTCAAATCCATTGCCGATCAGGGCAAGTTGACCAAGGAACTGGAAGCGAAAATCCGGGCCTGCACCCAGAAGACCGAACTCGAAGACCTGTATCTGCCCTACAAACCGAAGCGTCGCACCCGCGCCACCATCGCCAAAGAAAAAGGGCTGGAACCCCTGGCCGATCGCCTTGCTGACCACAACCGACCCGACGCCCCGGTGTTGAATTTGTCCCAAGCGGCGGCGGAATTTGTGAATCCCGAAGCTGGCGTTGAGAATACCGAGGATGCCCTAAAAGGGGCGGCAGACATCTTGGCCGAGGCGGTGGCTGAGCGGGCCGACTTGCGGGCGTGGGTGCGGGACTATTTGCTGAAGTCGGGCGTCTTTCAATCGCGCATTGACGACAAAATTCCCGCAGGCAGCACCAAGTTCGAGCTGTATCGCCAGTACGACAACCCCGTCAGCAAAATCGCCCCTCACAATCTGCTGGCCCTGCTGCGGGGCCAGCGGGAAGACGTGCTGAGCCTGGAGCTGGCCTTTGACACGGATGCAGTGCTGCGCCATTTGGAGTCGTCCGTGATTCGCACCCGCGAACCGGAACTCCGCCAGTTTTACCAAGACCTGATTCAAGATGCCTTTGCGCGGCTGATGAAAACGTCGCTGGTGAACACCGTCATTGCCGAGAAAAAAGCCTGGGCCGATGAGGAGTCGATCCAAACCTTTGAGGCGAATTTGCGGGATCTGCTGCTGGCTCCCCCGGCGGGCATGAAGCCGACGATCGCGATTGATCCCGGCTTTCGCACCGGCTGCAAAGTGGCTGTCATTGACCAAACGGGGCAGTTCCTGCACTACGAAGCGATCTTTCCCCATCAGGTCCAAGCCCAGCGAGAAAAAGCGGCGGCGACATTGGCGGGGTTGATTCAAAAATACGAGGTGGCGCTGATTGCGATCGGCAATGGCACCGCCGGACGCGAGACGGAAGCCTTTGTGAACGAAGTGTTGCAGCCCCTGTCCCAAAAGCCGACCAAGGTGATGGTGAATGAGGCTGGGGCGTCGGTGTACTCCGCCAGTGAGGTGGCGATCGCGGAATTTCCTAACTTGGATGTGACGGTGCGCGGAGCCATCAGCATCGGTCGTCGCCTGCAAGACCCCCTGGCGGAACTGGTGAAAATCGACCCAAAATCCATTGGTGTCGGGCAATATCAGCACGATGTGGATCAAAAGCGGCTGAAACAAAAGCTGGCGGATACGGTGGAAAGCTGCGTGAACTACGTCGGCGTCGATCTCAACACCGCTTCGACGGAGCTGCTGACCTACGTGTCGGGCATCAGCGCGACGTTGGCGAACAATATCGTGCAGTACCGTAACGAGAACGGGGCATTTCGCGATCGCAAAGCCCTGAAAAAAGTGCCCAAACTTGGCCCCAAAGCCTTTGAACAGGCGGCAGGTTTTTTGCGCATTCGCGGCGGCGACAATCCCCTCGACAACACCGCCGTTCACCCCGAGCGCTACGGCATCGTCGCGCAAATCCTCCAAGATTTGCAGGTCAATCCGAAGCAATTAGGCACGACCCAAGAACTGCAAGGGTTACCGCTCCAACAGGTGAACCTGAAACGCTACATCACCGATGAAGTAGGCGAGCCGACGCTGCGCGATATTTTGGCAGAGTTAGAAAAACCCGGTCGCGACCCGCGATCGCAGTTCGTCACCGCCCAATTTCGCGACGATATTCAGACCATGGCCGATTTGCAACCCGGCATGAGTCTGGAGGGAGTCGTCACCAACGTGGCCAACTTCGGCGCGTTCGTGGATATCGGCGTTCACCAGGACGGCCTCGTCCACATTTCGCAACTGGCCGATCGCTTCGTCAAAGATCCGAAGGACATCGTCAAAGTCGGCCAAGTCGTGACTGTCCGGGTGATGGAGGTAGACGAAAAGCTGAAGCGCATTAGCCTGTCGATGCGATCGCCCGATGGTGACGGGAGTAGTCAATCTCGCCCGTCCCAAAAGTCTGGCACCGCCAAGCCCCAAAGCAAAAAAGGGCGATCGGGCCAAGGCAAGTCCAAAGCTGCACCCCCGAACTCGACCACGACGGCCGCGCCCACTCTGCAAGACTTGAAAGCCAAATTCAACAAACGCTAA
- a CDS encoding AI-2E family transporter has protein sequence MLSNLPKWAIAGLAFPLIVLNGWLLYRLGSLLQPVPSIIATASLIAFLLDYPIALLQRRGLSRALATAAVLLIALAAAIVLVIFLGPLVWQQLNDFAESLPRLIELGKNQLLLLNEQPFLQNLPLDLEEITIQAANRLSSALQSATSQVISVTLSTINSTLNLLITLVLSLLLVLNGERLWNGLLSWLPPNLQQETRDSLQPSFQGYFSGQATLALILATAESIAFVLLDVPYGLLFGIVIGFTSLIPFGGTVAVLGISVLLSFQSITLGLEVLVVAAILGQINDNVIAPKLIGGVTGLNPAVVVVVLLVGAKFAGFLGLLLAVPTSSFIKKVVDALRSPTAMSEAS, from the coding sequence ATGCTGTCAAACTTGCCAAAGTGGGCGATCGCGGGCCTCGCGTTTCCCCTAATTGTGTTGAATGGCTGGCTCTTGTATCGCCTGGGATCACTGCTACAGCCCGTCCCCAGCATCATTGCCACTGCTAGCCTGATCGCCTTTTTGCTGGATTATCCCATCGCCTTGCTGCAACGCCGGGGCTTGTCACGGGCGCTAGCGACAGCGGCGGTCTTGCTAATTGCTTTAGCCGCGGCGATCGTGCTGGTCATCTTTTTGGGACCGCTGGTGTGGCAACAGCTCAATGACTTTGCCGAGAGCCTGCCCCGGCTGATTGAACTCGGTAAAAACCAGTTGCTGCTGCTCAACGAACAGCCCTTTCTGCAAAACCTGCCCCTCGATTTAGAGGAAATCACGATTCAGGCGGCCAATCGGCTATCGTCGGCGCTGCAATCGGCCACTAGTCAGGTCATTAGCGTCACCCTGAGCACCATCAACAGCACCCTCAATTTGTTGATCACGCTGGTGCTGAGTCTGTTGCTGGTGCTCAACGGCGAGCGCCTGTGGAATGGCCTGCTCAGCTGGCTACCTCCCAACCTGCAACAAGAAACCCGCGATTCGCTGCAACCCAGCTTTCAGGGTTACTTTTCGGGACAGGCGACCCTGGCGCTGATTTTGGCGACCGCCGAGTCGATCGCCTTCGTCCTGCTAGACGTCCCCTATGGTCTATTGTTTGGGATTGTGATTGGCTTCACTAGCCTGATTCCCTTTGGTGGCACCGTCGCGGTTTTGGGCATTAGCGTGTTGCTGAGTTTCCAGTCCATCACTCTGGGGCTCGAGGTGCTAGTCGTCGCCGCCATTCTGGGCCAGATTAACGACAACGTCATTGCTCCCAAACTGATTGGAGGTGTCACGGGTCTCAATCCGGCAGTCGTCGTGGTTGTGCTGTTGGTAGGGGCTAAATTTGCGGGCTTTCTCGGCTTATTACTGGCAGTGCCCACCTCCAGTTTCATAAAAAAAGTGGTCGATGCCCTGCGATCGCCCACGGCGATGTCAGAAGCCTCGTAA
- a CDS encoding VUT family protein: MSRKYVINALIYILATLGANYTAAWFIPFPIFGQVAVGTFIFGITFTQRDKLHGAGRKWVYGTIAIAALANVIMSAVLAVPLRIIAASFLAIVLAETADTEIYQKLLRYPWLVRVAGSNAVSIPLDTLLFTLVAFAGVLSTTEIVSLLFGETITKYAIGILVALWREGKFIWQES; the protein is encoded by the coding sequence ATGTCGAGAAAATACGTTATCAACGCCCTCATCTACATCCTGGCCACGCTGGGAGCCAACTACACCGCTGCCTGGTTCATCCCCTTCCCCATCTTTGGTCAGGTTGCTGTCGGTACGTTCATTTTTGGCATCACCTTTACCCAGCGCGACAAGCTGCACGGAGCTGGACGCAAATGGGTCTACGGCACGATCGCGATCGCGGCCCTGGCGAATGTGATCATGAGCGCGGTGCTGGCGGTGCCCCTGCGGATTATTGCCGCTAGCTTTCTGGCGATCGTCCTGGCCGAAACCGCCGACACCGAAATTTATCAAAAGCTCTTGCGCTATCCCTGGTTGGTGCGGGTGGCGGGCAGCAATGCGGTGTCCATTCCCCTCGACACGCTGCTGTTTACCCTGGTGGCTTTTGCAGGCGTGCTCTCGACCACCGAGATCGTGTCGCTACTGTTCGGCGAAACGATTACCAAATATGCGATCGGCATTCTGGTCGCCCTCTGGCGCGAAGGCAAATTCATCTGGCAAGAGAGTTAG
- a CDS encoding isoaspartyl peptidase/L-asparaginase family protein, with protein sequence MSNSYSLMIHGGSGSLEDLKYEAGEAEFKQSIHAILEKGRQRLARGDRALDVVEYCVTLLENDPLYNAGRGSVLNARGQVEMDAALMNGADLRAGSVACVSEIKNPIALARHVLNHGKHVLLMGEGAMEFANLCGLERCHEDYFITPARIEQLKEAKAAGRITLDHERVTMAEKLGTVGAVARDVYGDLAAATSTGGLVNNHWGRVGDTPIIGAGVFADNESCAVSATGYGEEFLRTVLGKTIAMFMQWRGLDVAAAAEAGIEYLVNRVQGEGGVIVVDADGRCASAQSTTGLICGWIEHGGEAHCTLG encoded by the coding sequence ATGTCTAACTCCTACTCCCTAATGATCCATGGTGGATCCGGTTCCCTCGAAGATTTGAAGTACGAAGCAGGCGAAGCAGAATTTAAGCAAAGCATTCACGCCATTTTGGAAAAAGGTCGCCAGCGGTTAGCCCGGGGCGATCGCGCCCTCGACGTGGTGGAATATTGCGTCACGCTGCTCGAAAACGATCCGCTGTACAACGCCGGACGCGGTTCCGTGCTCAATGCCAGAGGCCAAGTCGAAATGGATGCGGCGCTGATGAATGGGGCCGATTTGCGGGCGGGTTCCGTCGCCTGTGTCAGCGAAATCAAAAATCCGATTGCCCTGGCTCGCCACGTGCTCAACCATGGCAAACACGTGCTGCTAATGGGGGAAGGCGCGATGGAATTTGCCAACCTTTGCGGGCTGGAGCGCTGCCACGAAGACTATTTCATCACCCCCGCCCGTATCGAACAGTTGAAAGAAGCCAAAGCGGCCGGGCGCATCACCCTTGACCATGAGCGCGTCACTATGGCCGAAAAGCTTGGCACCGTGGGCGCAGTGGCCCGTGATGTTTACGGCGATCTTGCTGCTGCGACGTCCACCGGGGGCTTGGTGAATAACCACTGGGGCCGCGTGGGCGATACGCCGATCATTGGGGCGGGTGTCTTTGCCGATAACGAATCTTGTGCGGTGTCGGCTACGGGCTACGGCGAAGAATTTTTGCGCACAGTGTTGGGTAAAACCATCGCCATGTTTATGCAGTGGCGTGGCTTGGATGTGGCCGCTGCCGCTGAAGCGGGCATCGAATATCTGGTCAACCGCGTACAGGGCGAAGGCGGCGTCATCGTCGTTGATGCCGATGGCCGCTGTGCCTCTGCCCAATCGACCACGGGGCTGATCTGCGGCTGGATTGAGCACGGCGGCGAAGCTCACTGCACGTTGGGGTAA
- the smpB gene encoding SsrA-binding protein SmpB: protein MADSDNGYKILSDNRQARHQYEVLETFEAGIELKGTEVKSIRAGKANLRDGFAQVRDSEIWLHNVHISPHSTTIQQYNHDPRRTRKLLLHKGEIRKLIGKVEQKGLTLVPLKIYVVRGWIKVTLALAKGKKLHDKRDSLKRKQEKREVERALKSRY, encoded by the coding sequence ATGGCGGATTCGGATAACGGCTACAAAATTCTGAGTGATAATCGCCAGGCCCGTCATCAATATGAGGTGCTGGAGACCTTTGAAGCGGGAATTGAACTCAAAGGCACCGAGGTGAAGTCGATTCGGGCAGGCAAGGCCAACTTGAGAGATGGGTTTGCCCAGGTTCGAGACAGCGAAATTTGGCTGCATAACGTCCATATTTCGCCCCATAGCACCACGATTCAGCAATACAACCATGACCCACGCCGTACGCGCAAACTGCTCTTGCACAAGGGCGAAATCCGCAAGCTGATTGGCAAGGTTGAGCAGAAAGGGCTGACTCTGGTGCCGCTTAAAATTTATGTGGTGCGGGGCTGGATTAAGGTGACGCTGGCTCTCGCTAAGGGTAAAAAACTGCACGATAAGCGCGATTCGCTAAAACGCAAGCAAGAGAAGCGAGAAGTTGAGCGGGCGCTGAAGAGTCGGTATTAA
- a CDS encoding YciI family protein: MPWFVKIERGIIHKAAFDQHVPAHVAYVKDLIAQGHQARTGYWAERGGGMLLFQAASLAEAEAIVAADPLIQNGCVEYELHEWCIVVE, encoded by the coding sequence ATGCCCTGGTTCGTCAAAATTGAACGAGGAATCATCCACAAGGCGGCTTTTGACCAGCATGTGCCCGCCCATGTCGCCTATGTGAAAGACTTGATTGCCCAGGGACATCAGGCCCGTACCGGGTATTGGGCTGAACGCGGCGGCGGCATGTTGCTGTTTCAGGCAGCATCGCTGGCGGAAGCGGAGGCGATCGTCGCAGCCGACCCGCTAATTCAAAACGGATGTGTGGAATACGAATTGCACGAATGGTGCATTGTGGTGGAGTAA